One Carassius gibelio isolate Cgi1373 ecotype wild population from Czech Republic chromosome B18, carGib1.2-hapl.c, whole genome shotgun sequence DNA segment encodes these proteins:
- the slc38a8a gene encoding putative sodium-coupled neutral amino acid transporter 8a, with product MEELAKESINFLTNPGLDTGVPKLGSLGAVFILLKSALGAGLLIFPWAFEKAGGIHSAVLVEMISLVFLVSGLVILGYSSSVSGQNTYQAVVRDVCGPAIGHLCEICYVFNLFFISVAFLVIVADQLQKLCVSIYELITGLPESEMPYYWYTDQRFALFLLCLFFIFPLSVSKEISIQKYTSVLGTFAAVYLTVAIIVKYYMRPVHEINLSPLYSSGVSSWASMFSVIPTICFGFQCHEACVAVYSSMENRKLSHWVFISVVSMFICLIIYSLTGVFGYLMFGKNVTPDILMSYSGGDVAMIIARLLFGISIITIYPIIVLLGRSVIQDPLLRRRHKHTAVTGTYESRTRVALTTAWVTITLLIAVFVPDISKVIGIVGGVGAFFIFIFPGLCLIFVVQSESVSLTMRYLLVTWGMFTLFCGTYIFGQSTSIAIMQLLSEI from the exons ATGGAGGAGCTGGCTAAAGAGAGCATTAACTTTTTAACAAACCCTGGTCTGGACACAGGCGTACCCAAGTTGGGCTCGTTAGGAGCGGTTTTCATCTTGCTGAAGTCCGCGCTGGGTGCTGGGCTTCTCATCTTTCCCTGGGCGTTTGAGAAAGCTGGAGGAATTCACTCTGCTGTCCTTGTAGAAATG ATTTCTCTTGTGTTCCTGGTCAGTGGACTTGTCATCTTGGGCTATTCATCTTCAGTCAGTGGACAAAACACATATCAGGCTGTGGTCAGAGATGTGTGCGGTCCTGCCATAGGACACCTCTGTGAGATATGCTATGTCTTCAACCTCTTCTTCATATCTGTTGCTTTTCTGGTCATAGTTGCCGACCAGCTTCAGAAAT TGTGTGTCTCGATATATGAGTTAATCACAGGATTGCCAGAATCAGAGATGCCCTACTACTGGTACACAGACCAGAGGTTTGCTCTGTTTCTTCTGTGTCTCTTCTTCATTTTCCCTCTCTCCGTCTCGAAGGAGATCAGCATACAGAAGTATACCAG TGTTCTAGGAACTTTTGCTGCCGTGTATCTCACTGTAGCCATCATTGTGAAATACTACATGAGGCCCGTCCATGAGATCAATCTGTCTCCTCTTTACAGCAGTGG agtaagCTCATGGGCTTCGATGTTCAGCGTCATCCCGACTATTTGTTTTGGCTTTCAG TGCCACGAGGCCTGCGTTGCTGTCTACAGTAGTATGGAAAACAGGAAGTTGTCACACTGGGTCTTCATCTCTGTGGTGTCCATGTTCATCTGCCTCATCATCTACTCACTCACTG GAGTCTTTGGGTATCTGATGTTTGGGAAGAACGTAACTCCTGATATTCTGATGTCGTACAGTGGGGGTGATGTGGCCATGATCATTGCCAGGCTGCTGTTTGGAATCTCAATCATCACCATCTACCCCATCATTGTCCTGCTCGGAAG ATCTGTGATTCAGGATCCGCTGCTGCGGCgacgacacaaacacacagcagtgacGGGGACCTATGAGAGCCGGACGCGTGTTGCCTTGACCACAGCCTGGGTCACCATCACTCTTCTCATCGCAGTGTTTGTTCCAGACATTAGCAAAGTGATCGGCATTGTCGGAGGAGTCGGTGCTTTCTTTATCTTTATATTTCCAG GACTTTGCCTAATATTTGTGGTGCAGTCAGAGTCAGTTTCTCTTACAATGAG ATATCTTCTGGTCACGTGGGGAATGTTCACACTTTTCTGTGGTACCTATATTTTTGGCCAGAGCACTTCTATTGCGATCATGCAACTCCTGAGTGAAATTTAA
- the LOC127977671 gene encoding membrane-bound transcription factor site-1 protease, which translates to MGNDQKRTAGTMIVRLCLLVAFLGGRLPVVGTEEDNGPFSTPFPSPLNADALLSSNCSQLTLKLDFSTKVVKHEYIVAFNGYFTAKARSDFITSALRDVDAVNWRIIRRDNPASDYPSDFEVVEIRQDTRSSLLTLQDHPYIKRVTPQRMVLRSLKLTDSGTDGASPCNDTRWVQKWQSSRPLRRTSLSLGSGFWHATGRHSSRRLLRAIPRHVAQILQADVLWQMGYTGSGVKVAVFDTGLSEKHPHFKNVKERTNWTNEKTLDDGLGHGTFVAGVIASMRECQGFAPDSELHIFRVFTNNQVSYTSWFLDAFNYAILKKIDVLNLSIGGPDFMDHPFVDKVWELTANKVIMVSAIGNDGPLYGTLNNPADQMDVIGVGGIDFEDNIARFSSRGMTTWELPGGYGRVKPDIVTYGSGVRGSGLKEGCRSLSGTSVASPVVAGAVTLLASTVLNRELVNPASMKQALIASARRLPGVNMFEQGHGKLDLLRAYQVLNSYKPQASLSPSYIDLTECPYMWPYCSQPIYYGGMPTIVNVTILNGMGVTGRIVDKPIWQPYLPQNGDYVDVAVSYSPVLWPWSGYLAVSISVAKKAASWEGIAQGHVMVTVASPAENDSAIGGEMTSTVKLPVKVKIVPTPPRSKRILWDQYHNLRYPPGYFPRDNLRMKNDPLDWNGDHIHTNFRDMYQHLRSMGYFVEVLGAPITCFDASQYGTLLMVDSEEEYFPEEITKLRRDIDNGLSLIVFSEWYNTSVMRKVKFYDENTRQWWMPDTGGANVPALNDLISVWGMAFSDGLYEGDFTMADHDMYYASGCSIARFPEDGIVIAQTLKDQGLEVLKQETAVVENVPVLGLYQTPSEGGGRIALYGDSNCIDDSHRQKDCFWLLDALLQYTSYSMTPPSLTHSKNRVVPPTGTDKPLPQRLEGNHLYRYSKVLEAHLGDPKPRPLPACPHLSWAKPQPLNETAPSNLWKHQKLLSVDMDKVVLPSVRLYRPQVRPLSPGESEAWDIPGGIMPGRYNQEVGQTIPMFAFLGAMVVLSFFVVQLTKAKSKPKRRKPRVKRPLYLQQQQQQTPHSGKTPTV; encoded by the exons ATGGGCAATGACCAGAAACGGACTGCAGGGACCATGATTGTACGACTGTGCTTGCTTGTGGCCTTTTTAGGGGGTCGATTGCCTGTGGTGGGCACAGAGGAAGACAATGGACCGTTTTCAACACCCTTTCCTTCTCCTCTAAATGCTGATGCACTCTTAAGCTCAAACTGCTCGCAGCTCACACTGAAACTGGATTTTTCTACCAAAGTGGTCAAGCATG AGTACATTGTTGCATTTAATGGATACTTCACAGCCAAAGCACGCAGTGATTTCATCACCAGCGCCCTGCGAGATGTGGATGCGGTGAACTGGCGCATCATACGGCGAGACAATCCTGCCAGCGATTACCCCAGTGACTTTGAGGTGGTGGAGATCCGGCAGGACACCCGCAGCAGCCTGCTCACCCTGCAGGACCACCCCTACATCAAACGAGTGACGCCCCAGCGCATGGTCCTCCGCAGCCTCAAACTGACTGACT CGGGCACTGATGGGGCATCACCATGCAATGACACTCGCTGGGTGCAGAAGTGGCAGTCATCAAGGCCACTCAGGAGAACCAGTCTTTCTCTGGGCTCTGGATTCTGGCATGCTACAGGAAGACACTCCAGTCGCCGTCTCCTGCGGGCCATCCCCAGACATGTCGCCCAGATACTGCAAGCAGATGTGCTCTGGCAGATGGGATACACTG GCTCTGGGGTGAAGGTAGCAGTATTTGACACTGGGCTGAGTGAGAAGCACCCTCACTTTAAGAATGTTAAAGAAAGAACCAACTGGACCAATGAGAAAacactggatgatg GGTTGGGTCATGGTACCTTTGTAGCTGGGGTTATTGCCAGCATGAGAGAGTGCCAGGGATTCGCTCCTGATTCTGAGCTTCATATCTTCAGGGTTTTTACTAATAACCAG gtGTCCTACACTTCTTGGTTCTTGGATGCCTTTAACTATGCTATCCTGAAGAAGATAGACGTCTTAAATCTCAGTATAGGGGGACCAGACTTTATGGACCATCCATTTGTTGATAAG GTTTGGGAGCTCACAGCCAACAAGGTGATTATGGTATCTGCTATCGGCAATGATGGCCCACTCTATGG AACCCTGAACAATCCAGCAGATCAGATGGATGTTATTGGTGTTGGAGGGATTGATTTTGAGGACAACATTGCCAGATTCTCATCCCGAGGCATGACAACATGG GAGCTGCCAGGTGGCTATGGCAGGGTGAAGCCTGACATTGTGACATACGGCTCTGGTGTGCGTGGCTCAGGATTGAAGGAGGGCTGTCGTTCTCTCTCTGGCACCAGTGTTGCATCACCTGTAGTGGCCGGGGCTGTCACGCTACTGGCCAG CACTGTGTTGAACAGAGAGTTGGTGAACCCGGCCAGTATGAAGCAGGCCCTGATCGCTTCAGCACGCAGGCTACCAGGCGTCAACATGTTTGAGCAGGGCCATGGAAAACTCGATTTACTCCGAGCCTACCAGGTCCTTAACAGCTACAAGCCACAAGCCAG CCTGAGTCCGAGCTACATAGATCTGACCGAGTGCCCGTACATGTGGCCCTACTGCTCTCAGCCTATTTACTATGGTGGCATGCCGACGATTGTCAACGTGACCATTCTTAATGGCATGGGTGTGACTGGAAGGATTGTGGACAAG CCCATCTGGCAGCCCTACCTTCCTCAGAATGGGGATTATGTGGACGTGGCGGTGTCTTACTCTCCTGTACTCTGGCCCTGGTCCGGATACCTGGCTGTTTCCATATCTGTGGCCAAGAAAGCTGCATCGTGGGAAGGCATTGCTCAGGGTCATGTCATGGTTACAGTGGCCTCACCAGCAGAGAATGAT TCAGCAATAGGTGGTGAGATGACCTCTACAGTGAAGTTACCAGTGAAGGTAAAGATTGTCCCCACTCCTCCACGTAGTAAGAGGATTCTGTGGGATCAGTACCACAACCTACGCTACCCGCCTGGCTACTTCCCTCGAGACAACCTGCGCATGAAGAACGATCCGCTTGACTG gaatggtGATCATATTCACACTAATTTTAGAGACATGTATCAGCATCTTCGCAGCATGGGCTACTTTGTCGAAGTCTTGGGTGCACCAATCACATGCTTTGATGCCAGTCAGTATG GGACCTTGCTGATGGTAGACAGTGAAGAAGAGTATTTTCCTGAAGAAATCACCAAGTTGAGGAGAGACATAGATAACGGCCTGTCTCTTATCGTCTTCAGTGAATGGTACAACACATCAGTCATGAGAAAAGTGAAGTTCTATGATGAGAACACCAG GCAATGGTGGATGCCGGACACAGGGGGAGCTAACGTGCCAGCCTTGAATGACCTGATCTCAGTGTGGGGTATGGCCTTCAGTGATGGTCTGTATGAGGGAGACTTCACAATGGCAGATCATGACA TGTATTATGCTTCAGGGTGCAGCATTGCTCGTTTTCCTGAGGATGGGATTGTCATTGCTCAGACCTTAAAGGATCAAG GTCTGGAGGTCTTGAAACAAGAGACAGCAGTGGTGGAAAATGTGCCTGTGCTTGGACTGTACCAAACACCCTCTGAGGGGGGAGGCCGTATAGCACTCTACGGAGACTCCAACTGCATTGATGACAGTCATAGACAGAAAG ACTGTTTTTGGCTTCTGGATGCTCTGTTGCAGTACACTTCCTATAGCATGACTCCACCCAGCCTGACCCACTCTAAAAACAGAGTAGTGCCCCCAACAGGCACAGACAAGCCATTACCACAGAGATTGGAAg GTAATCACCTCTACCGTTACTCCAAAGTGCTGGAGGCTCATCTGGGTGACCCTAAGCCTCGTCCTCTACCAGCATGTCCTCATCTGTCTTGGGCTAAACCCCAGCCGCTTAACGAGACTGCTCCTAG CAATTTGTGGAAGCACCAGAAGCTACTGTCAGTGGACATGGACAAGGTTGTTTTGCCTAGTGTGAGGCTGTATCGGCCTCAGGTTCGACCCCTGTCTCCTGGAGAAAGTGAAGCCTGGGACATCCCTGGAG GAATAATGCCCGGCCGCTATAATCAAGAGGTGGGCCAAACCATCCCAATGTTTGCCTTTCTTGGTGCCATGGTTGTCCTTTCCTTCTTTGTGGTGCAATTGACCAAGGCCAAGAGCAAGCCCAAGCGCAGGAAACCCAGAGTGAAACGGCCGCTTTACcttcaacaacagcaacaacaaaccCCTCACTCAGGCAAAACCCCCACCGTATGA